The following are encoded in a window of Streptomyces sp. Go-475 genomic DNA:
- a CDS encoding TetR family transcriptional regulator: MPDSTSVSSSPPAPAPASAPAPARRSDVTRAAILDAARERFAADGYERATIRAIARDAKIDPSMVMRYYGSKEGLFAAAVAVDIRLPDLSTLPRQEVGRVLVAHFLDQWEGNEVLTALLRVGAGSQAGAERMQGVFRDQVMPVARRVCPDPEQTATRAALTAAQLLGLALTRYVLRFPPAVALTREEIVAWLAPTVQRYLTAPHP; encoded by the coding sequence ATGCCCGACAGCACGTCAGTCAGCAGCAGCCCCCCGGCCCCTGCCCCCGCCTCCGCCCCCGCCCCCGCCCGGCGTTCCGACGTCACCCGCGCCGCCATCCTCGACGCCGCCCGCGAGCGTTTCGCGGCCGACGGGTACGAGCGGGCCACCATCCGCGCCATCGCCCGCGACGCGAAGATCGACCCGTCGATGGTGATGCGCTACTACGGCAGCAAGGAGGGCCTGTTCGCGGCGGCCGTCGCCGTGGACATCAGGCTGCCCGACCTGAGCACGCTGCCCCGGCAGGAGGTCGGCCGCGTCCTCGTGGCGCACTTCCTCGACCAGTGGGAGGGGAACGAGGTGCTCACCGCCCTGCTCCGGGTCGGCGCCGGCAGCCAGGCCGGGGCCGAGCGCATGCAGGGCGTCTTCCGCGACCAGGTGATGCCGGTCGCCCGCCGGGTGTGTCCCGATCCCGAGCAGACCGCGACGCGCGCCGCGCTCACCGCCGCGCAACTGCTGGGGCTGGCCCTGACCCGGTACGTCCTGCGGTTCCCGCCTGCCGTGGCGCTGACCCGCGAGGAGATCGTGGCGTGGCTGGCGCCCACCGTGCAGCGCTATCTGACGGCCCCGCACCCTTAG
- a CDS encoding EamA family transporter has product MAASRPALIALTALAPVSWGTTYAVTTEFLPADRPLFTAVMRALPAGLLLLALARVLPRGAWWWKAAVLGALNIGAFFPLLFLSAYRLPGGLAAVVSSAGPLFVAGLSAVLLGQRPSARTLLTGVAAAFGVSLVVLRAAGALDALGLLAALAATASMSAGTVLTQRWGRPEGVGPLALTGWQLTAGGLLIAPLALLVEGAPPALDGRAVGGYLYLAVANTAVAYWLWFRGIGRLTATQVTFLGPLSPLTAAVVGWAALGQALTPVQLVGMGLALGATVAGQFVTPRRARTLRFPEGNARPDARDATDGALRR; this is encoded by the coding sequence ATGGCCGCGTCCCGCCCCGCTCTGATCGCCCTCACCGCCCTCGCCCCCGTGTCCTGGGGCACGACCTACGCGGTCACCACCGAGTTCCTCCCGGCCGACCGCCCCCTGTTCACCGCCGTGATGCGGGCCCTGCCCGCCGGTCTGCTGCTGCTCGCCCTCGCCCGGGTGCTGCCGCGCGGTGCCTGGTGGTGGAAGGCGGCGGTGCTGGGCGCGCTGAACATCGGCGCCTTCTTCCCGCTGCTGTTCCTCTCCGCGTACCGGCTGCCCGGCGGTCTCGCGGCGGTCGTCAGCTCGGCCGGTCCGCTCTTCGTGGCCGGCCTCTCGGCGGTGCTGCTCGGGCAGCGGCCGTCGGCGCGCACGCTGCTCACCGGGGTCGCGGCCGCGTTCGGCGTCAGCCTGGTCGTGCTGCGGGCGGCCGGGGCGCTGGACGCGCTGGGACTGCTGGCGGCCCTCGCCGCGACCGCGTCGATGTCGGCCGGGACCGTGCTCACCCAGCGGTGGGGGCGTCCCGAGGGCGTCGGCCCGCTGGCCCTCACCGGCTGGCAGCTGACCGCGGGTGGCCTGCTGATCGCGCCCCTCGCCCTCCTGGTCGAGGGCGCGCCGCCCGCGCTGGACGGCCGGGCGGTCGGCGGCTACCTCTACCTCGCCGTGGCCAACACGGCGGTCGCGTACTGGCTGTGGTTCCGCGGCATCGGCCGTCTGACCGCCACCCAGGTCACCTTCCTCGGCCCGCTCTCGCCGCTGACCGCGGCCGTGGTCGGCTGGGCGGCGCTGGGGCAGGCGCTGACGCCGGTGCAACTGGTGGGCATGGGTCTGGCCCTCGGGGCGACGGTGGCGGGGCAGTTCGTCACCCCACGCAGGGCGCGCACCCTCCGCTTCCCCGAAGGGAACGCCCGGCCGGACGCGAGGGACGCCACGGACGGGGCGCTGCGGCGGTAG
- the malQ gene encoding 4-alpha-glucanotransferase — protein sequence MTAPRPADAPSEDLSRLAALHGVATSYSPSPDRTVAASATAVTLTLAALGVDASTPGAVRAALAAREREQAARLLPPTVVGWGGSPPAALAALPEGSRLRIDTEQGETRASAEQLPPGVHRLTATAPDGRTADAHLIVAPPRLPTPTGRSYGLLVQLYSLLSRRSWGMGDLGDLAELAGWAGRSLGAGFVQVNPLHAAVPGAPTDPSPYRPSSRRFPDPVHLRIEDVPETAYAEDPERLRALLERSGRLRAAVLEKGALIDRDAVWELKREALELLHAVPLGPGRRAAYCDFLAEQGQALEDHATWCALAEVHGSDWHRWPTGLRDPRSTDTTRARNGLMDRVDFWSRLAWLTDTQLTAAQRAGREAGMPVGIVHDLAVGVHPGGADAWAQQEYFAAGMSVGAPPDAFNARGQDWGLPPWRPDRLAESGYAPFRELLRALFRYAGALRIDHVMGLFRLWWVPQGHPPTEGTYVRYDAEAMLAVLVLEASRAGALVIGEDLGTVEPGVREALRERGVLGTSVLWFERDWEGDGRPLPPESWRADCLATATTHDLPSTAARLTGEHVELRDSLGLLTRPLETERAEAAADTAEWLSLLSELGLLHGTGGGTDTSSEEAEIQAVHRFLLRTPARMVGVWLPDGVGDRRPQNLPGTWDQYPNWRLPIADAQGRPVTLEDLAASPRLHALMEVLRDAGT from the coding sequence ATGACCGCACCCCGGCCGGCCGACGCACCCTCCGAGGACCTGTCCCGCCTCGCCGCCCTGCACGGCGTGGCCACGTCCTACAGCCCGTCCCCGGACCGCACGGTCGCGGCCTCGGCCACCGCGGTCACCCTGACCCTGGCCGCCCTCGGCGTGGACGCGAGCACGCCCGGCGCCGTCCGCGCCGCGCTCGCCGCCCGCGAGCGGGAACAGGCAGCGCGGCTGCTGCCGCCGACCGTCGTCGGCTGGGGCGGCAGCCCCCCGGCCGCCCTCGCCGCGCTCCCCGAGGGCAGCCGGCTCCGCATCGACACCGAGCAGGGCGAGACGCGCGCCTCGGCGGAACAACTCCCGCCCGGCGTCCACCGGCTGACCGCCACCGCCCCCGACGGCCGCACCGCGGACGCCCACCTGATCGTCGCCCCGCCCCGCCTGCCCACCCCCACCGGACGCTCCTACGGACTCCTCGTCCAGCTCTACTCCCTGCTGTCCCGCCGCTCCTGGGGCATGGGCGACCTCGGCGACCTCGCCGAACTGGCCGGCTGGGCCGGCCGGTCCCTCGGCGCCGGATTCGTCCAGGTCAACCCGCTGCACGCGGCCGTCCCCGGCGCCCCCACCGACCCCTCCCCCTACCGCCCCTCCTCACGACGCTTCCCCGACCCCGTCCACCTGCGGATCGAGGACGTCCCCGAGACCGCGTACGCCGAGGACCCCGAGCGGCTGCGCGCGCTGCTGGAGAGATCCGGCCGGCTGCGCGCCGCCGTACTGGAGAAGGGCGCCCTCATCGACCGGGACGCCGTGTGGGAACTCAAGCGGGAGGCGCTGGAACTGCTCCACGCCGTCCCCCTCGGCCCCGGCCGGCGCGCCGCCTACTGCGACTTCCTCGCCGAGCAGGGCCAGGCCCTGGAGGACCACGCCACCTGGTGCGCGCTCGCCGAGGTGCACGGCTCCGACTGGCACCGCTGGCCGACCGGCCTGCGCGACCCCCGCTCCACGGACACCACCCGCGCCCGCAACGGCCTCATGGACCGGGTCGACTTCTGGTCCCGGCTCGCCTGGCTCACCGACACCCAGCTGACCGCCGCGCAGCGCGCCGGCCGCGAGGCCGGGATGCCGGTCGGGATCGTGCACGACCTCGCCGTCGGCGTCCACCCCGGCGGCGCCGACGCCTGGGCGCAGCAGGAGTACTTCGCCGCCGGCATGTCCGTCGGCGCCCCACCGGACGCCTTCAACGCCCGCGGCCAGGACTGGGGCCTGCCCCCCTGGCGCCCCGACCGCCTCGCCGAGTCCGGCTACGCCCCCTTCCGCGAGCTGCTGCGCGCCCTGTTCCGCTACGCCGGAGCCCTGCGCATCGACCACGTCATGGGCCTGTTCCGCCTCTGGTGGGTCCCCCAGGGCCACCCGCCCACCGAGGGCACCTACGTCCGCTACGACGCCGAGGCCATGCTCGCCGTCCTCGTCCTGGAGGCCTCCCGGGCCGGGGCCCTGGTCATCGGCGAGGACCTCGGCACCGTCGAACCCGGCGTCCGCGAGGCCCTGCGCGAGCGCGGCGTGCTCGGCACGTCCGTCCTGTGGTTCGAACGCGACTGGGAGGGCGACGGCCGCCCCCTGCCCCCCGAGAGCTGGCGCGCCGACTGCCTCGCCACCGCCACCACCCACGACCTGCCCTCCACCGCCGCCCGCCTCACCGGCGAGCACGTCGAGCTCCGCGACAGCCTCGGCCTGCTGACCCGCCCGCTGGAGACGGAACGCGCCGAGGCCGCCGCCGACACGGCCGAGTGGCTGTCGCTGCTCTCCGAACTCGGCCTGCTGCACGGCACCGGCGGCGGCACCGACACCTCCTCGGAGGAGGCCGAGATCCAGGCCGTCCACCGCTTCCTGCTGCGCACCCCGGCCCGCATGGTCGGCGTCTGGCTCCCGGACGGCGTCGGCGACCGCCGCCCGCAGAACCTCCCGGGGACCTGGGACCAGTACCCGAACTGGCGCCTGCCGATCGCCGACGCGCAGGGGCGCCCCGTGACACTGGAGGACCTCGCCGCCTCGCCGCGGCTGCACGCCCTGATGGAGGTGCTCAGAGACGCCGGCACCTGA
- a CDS encoding FAD-dependent monooxygenase, which yields MNGTTRSVIVVGSGPTGLLLAGDLATAGVPVTVVEKRPHRISNLSRAFVLHARTLEQFDARGMADEVERVGRRLARFRLYGRLSLDLTALPSRFNHILVLPQYEVEEVLERRAAEAGARFRHETEVTGLTQDAEGVTVEVRGPGGGTEPLRAAYVVGADGMRSTVRNAVGLPFPGRSVIRSLMLADVRVTEQPGELLTFNAVGDAFAFLVPFGDGYHRVICWDRGRELPDDAPVGLDEIKATTRRALGRDFGMHDPRWMSRFHSDERQAPAYRAGRVFLAGDAAHVHTPAGAQGMNTGLQDAANLSWKLAAVLKGHADDALLDTYQAERHPVGRAVLLSSGGIVRAAMAKRPWTIALRTAAASLVDTVGPVRRKALGQVTGIGYRYPAPRGAHRFTGRRAPDFALAGGTRLHEAQRGGRFVLITPEEFETRAERKDRLAVERWASDRRTTVLVRPDGYVAWAAESADERTVETALATHVG from the coding sequence ATGAACGGCACCACCCGCTCCGTGATCGTCGTCGGCTCCGGCCCCACCGGTCTGCTCCTCGCCGGTGACCTCGCGACCGCCGGAGTCCCCGTCACCGTCGTCGAGAAGCGCCCGCACCGGATCAGCAACCTCTCCCGCGCCTTCGTCCTGCACGCCCGCACCCTGGAGCAGTTCGACGCCCGGGGGATGGCCGACGAAGTGGAGCGGGTGGGCCGGCGGCTCGCCCGGTTCCGCCTCTACGGCCGCCTCTCCCTCGACCTGACCGCGCTGCCCTCGCGGTTCAACCACATCCTGGTCCTCCCGCAGTACGAGGTGGAGGAGGTGCTGGAGCGGCGGGCGGCCGAGGCCGGGGCGCGGTTCCGCCACGAGACCGAGGTGACCGGACTGACGCAGGACGCCGAGGGCGTGACGGTCGAGGTCCGGGGGCCCGGGGGCGGTACGGAGCCGCTGCGGGCGGCGTACGTCGTCGGGGCCGACGGGATGCGCAGCACCGTGCGGAACGCGGTCGGGCTGCCCTTCCCCGGCCGCTCGGTGATCCGCTCCCTCATGCTCGCGGACGTACGGGTCACCGAGCAGCCCGGCGAACTCCTCACCTTCAACGCCGTCGGCGACGCCTTCGCCTTCCTCGTCCCCTTCGGCGACGGCTACCACCGCGTCATCTGCTGGGACCGGGGCCGTGAGCTCCCCGACGACGCGCCCGTCGGCCTCGACGAGATCAAGGCGACCACCCGGCGCGCCCTCGGCCGGGACTTCGGTATGCACGACCCCCGCTGGATGTCCCGCTTCCACAGCGACGAGCGCCAGGCCCCGGCCTACCGCGCGGGCCGGGTCTTCCTCGCCGGGGACGCCGCGCACGTCCACACCCCGGCCGGCGCCCAGGGCATGAACACCGGCCTCCAGGACGCCGCCAACCTGAGCTGGAAGCTGGCCGCCGTCCTCAAGGGGCACGCGGACGACGCCCTCCTCGACACCTACCAGGCCGAGCGCCACCCGGTCGGCCGCGCGGTGCTGCTGAGCAGTGGCGGCATCGTGCGCGCCGCCATGGCCAAGCGGCCCTGGACGATCGCCCTGCGCACCGCCGCCGCCTCCCTGGTCGACACCGTGGGCCCGGTGCGGCGCAAGGCGCTCGGCCAGGTCACCGGCATCGGCTACCGCTATCCCGCGCCCCGGGGCGCCCACCGCTTCACCGGCCGGCGGGCGCCGGACTTCGCCCTGGCCGGGGGTACGCGTCTGCACGAGGCCCAGCGCGGGGGCCGGTTCGTGCTGATCACCCCGGAGGAGTTCGAGACGCGGGCCGAGCGCAAGGACCGGCTGGCCGTCGAACGCTGGGCGAGCGACCGTCGTACGACGGTGCTGGTGCGGCCGGACGGGTATGTGGCGTGGGCGGCGGAGTCGGCGGACGAGCGGACGGTCGAGACGGCCCTCGCCACGCACGTGGGGTGA
- a CDS encoding MarR family transcriptional regulator translates to MSERPEQRKDPVDAIIEQWAEVRPDLDTTAMEVFGRVNRISHAMADRATKVYAAFGISRGEFDVLATLRRSGEPYTLSPRQLSATLMLTTGGMTGRLDKLERAGLLRRSPDPHDRRGLHVTLTDKGLALVDEAVGAGLAAQTEALSALDAEQAGQLAGLLRELLRSAEG, encoded by the coding sequence ATGAGCGAACGCCCCGAGCAGCGCAAGGACCCCGTCGACGCGATCATCGAGCAGTGGGCGGAGGTCCGGCCCGACCTGGACACCACCGCCATGGAGGTCTTCGGCCGGGTCAACCGCATCTCGCACGCGATGGCGGACCGGGCGACGAAGGTGTACGCGGCGTTCGGCATCTCCCGCGGGGAGTTCGACGTCCTGGCCACCCTGCGCCGCTCCGGAGAGCCCTACACGCTCTCGCCCCGGCAGCTCTCCGCGACGCTGATGCTCACGACCGGCGGCATGACCGGCCGGCTGGACAAGCTGGAGCGCGCGGGCCTGCTGCGCCGCTCCCCCGACCCGCACGACCGCCGCGGTCTGCACGTCACCCTCACCGACAAGGGCCTGGCCCTGGTCGACGAGGCGGTCGGCGCGGGCCTCGCGGCGCAGACCGAGGCCCTGTCGGCCCTGGACGCCGAACAGGCCGGCCAACTGGCCGGCCTGCTGCGCGAGTTGCTCCGGTCCGCGGAGGGGTAG
- the pepN gene encoding aminopeptidase N, with translation MPGTNLTREEAQQRAKLLAVDSYEIELDLSGAQEGGTYRSVTTVRFDVTADNDAESFIDLVAPTVHEVTLNGDSLDPAEVFADSRIALPGLLKGRNILRVVADCAYTNTGEGLHRFVDPVDDQAYLYTQFEVPDARRVFASFEQPDLKATFQFTVKAPEGWTVISNSPTPEPQDSVWVFEPTPRISTYVTALIVGPYHSVHSVYEKDGQSVPLGIYCRPSLAEYLDSDALFEVTRQGFEWFQEKFDYPYPFKKYDQLFVPEFNAGAMENAGAVTIRDQYVFRSKVTDAAYETRAETVLHELAHMWFGDLVTMEWWNDLWLNESFATYTSIACQAAAPGSRWPHSWTTFANSMKTWAYRQDQLPSTHPIMADIRDLDDVLVNFDGITYAKGASVLKQLVAYVGEDEFFRGVQAYFKAHAYGNTRLSDLLGALEETSGRDLKTWSKQWLETAGINVLRPEIETDANGVVTSFAIRQEAPALPAGAKGEPTLRPHRIAVGLYELDDDSGKLLRDERIELDVDGELTAVPQLVGKRRPAVVLLNDDDLSYAKVRLDEQSLAFVTEHLGDFESSLPRALCWASAWDMTRDAELATRDYLSLVLSGIGKESDIGVVQSLQRQVKLAIDLYADPAAREALLARWTDATLAHLRAAAPGSDHQLAWARAFAATARTPEQLDLLDALLEGSQTIEGLVVDTELRWTFVQRLAAVGRFDETEIAGEYERDKTAAGERHAATARAARPTPEAKAEAWASVIDSDKLPNAVQEAVIGGFVQTDQRELLAPYADRYFEVVKDIWESRSHEMAQQIAVGLYPTVQVSQETLDKTDAWLGSAEPNAALRRLVSESRAGVERALRAQRADAAAGQ, from the coding sequence GTGCCTGGCACAAACCTGACCCGCGAAGAGGCGCAGCAGCGGGCGAAGCTGCTCGCCGTTGACTCGTACGAGATCGAACTCGACCTCTCCGGCGCGCAGGAGGGCGGCACCTACCGGTCCGTGACCACGGTGCGCTTCGACGTCACGGCGGACAACGACGCCGAGTCGTTCATCGACCTGGTCGCGCCGACCGTGCACGAGGTGACGCTGAACGGGGACTCGCTCGACCCCGCCGAGGTCTTCGCGGACTCCCGGATCGCCCTGCCCGGCCTGCTGAAGGGCCGCAACATCCTCCGGGTGGTCGCCGACTGCGCGTACACCAACACCGGTGAGGGCCTGCACCGCTTCGTCGACCCGGTCGACGACCAGGCCTACCTCTACACCCAGTTCGAGGTGCCGGACGCCCGCCGGGTGTTCGCGAGCTTCGAGCAGCCGGACCTGAAGGCGACCTTCCAGTTCACCGTGAAGGCGCCGGAGGGCTGGACCGTCATCTCCAACTCGCCCACCCCCGAGCCCCAGGACAGCGTCTGGGTCTTCGAGCCGACCCCGCGCATCTCCACGTACGTCACGGCGCTCATCGTCGGCCCGTACCACTCGGTGCACAGCGTGTACGAGAAGGACGGCCAGTCCGTCCCGCTCGGCATCTACTGCCGTCCCTCCCTCGCCGAGTACCTCGACTCGGACGCCCTGTTCGAGGTGACCCGGCAGGGCTTCGAGTGGTTCCAGGAGAAGTTCGACTACCCGTACCCGTTCAAGAAGTACGACCAGCTGTTCGTGCCGGAGTTCAACGCGGGCGCGATGGAGAACGCGGGCGCGGTGACCATCCGCGACCAGTACGTGTTCCGCTCGAAGGTGACGGACGCGGCGTACGAGACGCGCGCGGAGACCGTGCTGCACGAGCTGGCCCACATGTGGTTCGGCGACCTCGTGACCATGGAGTGGTGGAACGACCTGTGGCTGAACGAGTCGTTCGCCACGTACACCTCGATCGCCTGCCAGGCCGCCGCGCCCGGCTCGCGCTGGCCGCACTCGTGGACGACGTTCGCCAACTCGATGAAGACCTGGGCGTACCGGCAGGACCAGCTGCCGTCCACGCACCCGATCATGGCGGACATCCGCGACCTGGACGACGTGCTCGTCAACTTCGACGGCATCACGTACGCCAAGGGCGCCTCGGTGCTGAAGCAGCTCGTCGCCTATGTGGGCGAGGACGAGTTCTTCCGGGGCGTGCAGGCCTACTTCAAGGCGCACGCCTACGGCAACACGCGCCTGTCCGACCTGTTGGGCGCGCTGGAGGAGACCTCCGGCCGCGACCTGAAGACCTGGTCGAAGCAGTGGCTGGAGACGGCCGGCATCAACGTGCTGCGCCCGGAGATCGAGACGGACGCGAACGGCGTCGTCACCTCCTTCGCCATCCGCCAGGAGGCCCCGGCCCTGCCCGCCGGCGCGAAGGGCGAGCCCACGCTGCGCCCGCACCGCATCGCCGTCGGCCTGTACGAACTCGACGACGACAGCGGCAAGTTGCTCCGCGACGAGCGCATCGAGCTGGACGTCGACGGGGAGCTGACCGCCGTCCCGCAGCTCGTCGGCAAGCGCCGCCCGGCCGTGGTCCTGCTCAACGACGACGACCTGTCCTACGCGAAGGTCCGCCTGGACGAGCAGTCGCTGGCGTTCGTCACGGAGCACCTCGGCGACTTCGAGTCCTCCCTGCCCCGCGCCCTGTGCTGGGCGTCGGCCTGGGACATGACCCGCGACGCGGAGCTGGCGACCCGTGACTACCTCTCGCTGGTGCTGTCCGGCATCGGCAAGGAGTCCGACATCGGTGTCGTGCAGTCGCTCCAGCGCCAGGTGAAGCTGGCCATCGACCTGTACGCCGACCCGGCCGCCCGCGAGGCGCTGCTGGCCCGCTGGACCGACGCGACGCTGGCCCACCTGCGGGCGGCGGCGCCGGGCAGCGATCACCAGCTGGCGTGGGCGCGGGCGTTCGCGGCGACGGCCCGCACGCCCGAGCAGCTGGACCTGCTGGACGCGCTGCTGGAGGGCTCGCAGACGATCGAGGGCCTGGTCGTCGACACGGAGCTGCGGTGGACGTTCGTGCAGCGGCTCGCCGCGGTCGGCCGGTTCGACGAGACGGAGATCGCGGGCGAGTACGAGCGGGACAAGACGGCCGCCGGTGAGCGCCACGCGGCCACGGCCCGCGCGGCGCGTCCGACGCCGGAGGCCAAGGCGGAGGCGTGGGCGTCGGTCATCGACTCCGACAAGCTGCCGAACGCCGTGCAGGAGGCGGTCATCGGCGGTTTCGTCCAGACCGACCAGCGCGAGCTGCTCGCCCCGTACGCGGACCGCTACTTCGAGGTGGTCAAGGACATCTGGGAGTCCCGCTCCCACGAGATGGCCCAGCAGATCGCGGTCGGCCTCTACCCGACCGTGCAGGTCTCCCAGGAGACCCTGGACAAGACGGACGCCTGGCTGGGCTCCGCCGAGCCGAACGCGGCCCTGCGGCGCCTGGTCTCGGAGTCTCGGGCCGGTGTGGAGCGCGCGCTGCGGGCGCAGCGGGCGGACGCGGCGGCCGGGCAGTAG